From Carassius auratus strain Wakin chromosome 1, ASM336829v1, whole genome shotgun sequence, the proteins below share one genomic window:
- the LOC113044282 gene encoding bifunctional 3'-phosphoadenosine 5'-phosphosulfate synthase 1-like isoform X2, protein MASRTCTMVFFGVLWYKYMGMQRATNVTYQAHHVSRNKRGQVVGTRGGFRGCTVWLSGLSGAGKTTVSMALEEYLVCHGIPCYTLDGDNIRQGLNKNLGFSPEDREENIRRIAEVAKLFADAGLVCIASFISPYSRDRLNARKIHEAAGLPFFEVFVDAPLDVCEQRDVKGLYKRARAGEIRGFTGIDSEYEKPEAPELVLKTDSCSVNECIQQLLDLLQERDIVPVDASYEVKELYVQENQLDLAKADAETLPAVEITKVDMQWVQVLAEGWATPLNGFMRESEYLQCLHFNCLLDGGVINLSVPVVLPISSGDKERLDGNTAFALAYGGRRVAVLRNPEFYEHRKEERCSRQWGTTCKDHPYIKMVMESGDWLVGGDLQVLDRIYWNDGLDSYRLTPTELKQKFKEMNADAVFAFQLRNPVHNGHALLMQDTQRRLIERGYRRPVLLLHPLGGWTKDDDVPLAWRMKQHAAVLEEGLLDPNSTIVAIFPSPMMYAGPTEVQWHCRARMVAGANFYIVGRDPAGMPHPDTGKDLYEPSHGAKVLTMAPGLISLEIVPFKVAAYNKVKKAMDFYDPKKHQDYDFISGTRMRRMAREGQNPPEGFMAPKAWNVLKEYYQSLEKA, encoded by the exons ATGGCTTCTAGGACGTGTACCATGGTATTCTTTGGAGTGTTATGGTACAAATATATG GGAATGCAACGAGCCACCAATGTGACGTACCAAGCCCATCATGTGAGCAGAAACAAGCGTGGCCAGGTAGTCGGCACAAGAGGAGGATTTCGAGGATGCACGGTGTGGCTGTCAG GGTTGTCTGGTGCGGGTAAGACGACGGTCAGCATGGCTCTGGAGGAGTATCTGGTGTGTCATGGCATCCCCTGCTACACTCTGGATGGAGATAACATCAGGCAGGGCCTCAATAAGAACCTGGGCTTCAGTCCTGAAGACCGCGAGGAGAACATTCGTCGTATCGCAGAAGTGGCTAAACTGTTTGCTGATGCTGGTCTTGTGTGCATTGCCAGCTTCATTTCCCCATACAGCAGG GACCGCCTGAATGCAAGGAAGATCCATGAAGCTGCCGGCCTTCCATTCTTTGAGGTGTTTGTAGATGCTCCTCTGGATGTGTGTGAGCAGAGAGATGTGAAGGGGCTCTATAAGAGGGCCAGAGCTGGAGAAATCAGAG GGTTCACCGGAATAGACTCTGAGTATGAGAAGCCAGAGGCGCCTGAACTGGTTCTGAAGACGGATTCTTGCAGTGTGAACGAGTGCATCCAGCAGCTCCTGGACCTCCTGCAGGAGAGA GACATAGTTCCTGTGGACGCATCCTATGAGGTCAAGGAGCTCTATGTGCAGGAGAACCAGCTGGACTTGGCAAAGGCTGATGCAGAGACTCTTCCAGCAGTGGAGATCACTAAG GTGGACATGCAGTGGGTTCAGGTGCTCGCTGAGGGCTGGGCCACTCCTCTGAATGGCTTCATGAGGGAGAGCGAGTACCTGCAGTGTCTACACTTCAACTGTCTGCTTGACG GTGGGGTTATTAACCTTTCGGTGCCGGTGGTCCTCCCCATCTCAAGCGGCGATAAGGAGCGTCTAGACGGCAACACTGCATTCGCGCTAGCCTACGGTGGTCGGAGGGTCGCGGTACTCCGAAACCCGGAGTTCTATGAGCACCGCAAGGAAGAGCGTTGTTCCCGGCAGTGGGGCACCACATGCAAGGATCATCCATACATCAAg ATGGTGATGGAGAGCGGAGATTGGCTGGTCGGTGGAGATCTCCAGGTACTGGATCGGATCTACTGGAATGACGGGCTGGATAGTTACAGGCTCACACCAACCGAACTCAAGCAGAAGTTTAAAGAAATGAACGCAG ATGCTGTTTTTGCATTTCAACTCCGGAACCCAGTACATAATGGCCACGCGCTGCTCATGCAGGACACACAGCGGCGTCTAATTGAACGTGGCTACCGCCGACCCGTGCTTCTGCTTCACCCGCTGGGTGGCTGGACCAAAGATGATGATGTGCCACTGGCCTGGCGCATGAAACAGCATGCAGCCGTGCTGGAGGAGGGACTGCTTGACCCCAACTCCACCATAGTGGCCATATTCCCTTCACCGATGATGTATGCTGGCCCAACTGAG GTCCAGTGGCACTGTAGGGCCCGGATGGTGGCTGGAGCCAACTTTTACATAGTGGGCCGTGACCCCGCCGGAATGCCTCACCCAGACACAGGTAAAGACCTCTACGAGCCCTCCCATGGGGCTAAAGTTCTCACCATGGCCCCTGGGCTCATATCACTGGAAATCGTCCCTTTCAAAGTGGCAGCCTACAATAAAGTCAAGAAGGCCATGGATTTTTATGACCCCAAAAA ACACCAGGACTATGACTTCATCTCAGGAACCCGCATGCGGAGGATGGCTCGCGAGGGCCAGAACCCTCCGGAAGGCTTCATGGCGCCCAAAGCCTGGAATGTTCTCAAGGAATACTACCAGTCTTTAGAGAAGGCCTAA
- the LOC113044282 gene encoding bifunctional 3'-phosphoadenosine 5'-phosphosulfate synthase 1-like isoform X1 — translation METCGNSSKKQKLSNAPESWGMQRATNVTYQAHHVSRNKRGQVVGTRGGFRGCTVWLSGLSGAGKTTVSMALEEYLVCHGIPCYTLDGDNIRQGLNKNLGFSPEDREENIRRIAEVAKLFADAGLVCIASFISPYSRDRLNARKIHEAAGLPFFEVFVDAPLDVCEQRDVKGLYKRARAGEIRGFTGIDSEYEKPEAPELVLKTDSCSVNECIQQLLDLLQERDIVPVDASYEVKELYVQENQLDLAKADAETLPAVEITKVDMQWVQVLAEGWATPLNGFMRESEYLQCLHFNCLLDGGVINLSVPVVLPISSGDKERLDGNTAFALAYGGRRVAVLRNPEFYEHRKEERCSRQWGTTCKDHPYIKMVMESGDWLVGGDLQVLDRIYWNDGLDSYRLTPTELKQKFKEMNADAVFAFQLRNPVHNGHALLMQDTQRRLIERGYRRPVLLLHPLGGWTKDDDVPLAWRMKQHAAVLEEGLLDPNSTIVAIFPSPMMYAGPTEVQWHCRARMVAGANFYIVGRDPAGMPHPDTGKDLYEPSHGAKVLTMAPGLISLEIVPFKVAAYNKVKKAMDFYDPKKHQDYDFISGTRMRRMAREGQNPPEGFMAPKAWNVLKEYYQSLEKA, via the exons ATGGAGACATGTGGTAACTCGAGTAAGAAGCAGAAACTGAGTAACGCGCCTGAGAGCTGG GGAATGCAACGAGCCACCAATGTGACGTACCAAGCCCATCATGTGAGCAGAAACAAGCGTGGCCAGGTAGTCGGCACAAGAGGAGGATTTCGAGGATGCACGGTGTGGCTGTCAG GGTTGTCTGGTGCGGGTAAGACGACGGTCAGCATGGCTCTGGAGGAGTATCTGGTGTGTCATGGCATCCCCTGCTACACTCTGGATGGAGATAACATCAGGCAGGGCCTCAATAAGAACCTGGGCTTCAGTCCTGAAGACCGCGAGGAGAACATTCGTCGTATCGCAGAAGTGGCTAAACTGTTTGCTGATGCTGGTCTTGTGTGCATTGCCAGCTTCATTTCCCCATACAGCAGG GACCGCCTGAATGCAAGGAAGATCCATGAAGCTGCCGGCCTTCCATTCTTTGAGGTGTTTGTAGATGCTCCTCTGGATGTGTGTGAGCAGAGAGATGTGAAGGGGCTCTATAAGAGGGCCAGAGCTGGAGAAATCAGAG GGTTCACCGGAATAGACTCTGAGTATGAGAAGCCAGAGGCGCCTGAACTGGTTCTGAAGACGGATTCTTGCAGTGTGAACGAGTGCATCCAGCAGCTCCTGGACCTCCTGCAGGAGAGA GACATAGTTCCTGTGGACGCATCCTATGAGGTCAAGGAGCTCTATGTGCAGGAGAACCAGCTGGACTTGGCAAAGGCTGATGCAGAGACTCTTCCAGCAGTGGAGATCACTAAG GTGGACATGCAGTGGGTTCAGGTGCTCGCTGAGGGCTGGGCCACTCCTCTGAATGGCTTCATGAGGGAGAGCGAGTACCTGCAGTGTCTACACTTCAACTGTCTGCTTGACG GTGGGGTTATTAACCTTTCGGTGCCGGTGGTCCTCCCCATCTCAAGCGGCGATAAGGAGCGTCTAGACGGCAACACTGCATTCGCGCTAGCCTACGGTGGTCGGAGGGTCGCGGTACTCCGAAACCCGGAGTTCTATGAGCACCGCAAGGAAGAGCGTTGTTCCCGGCAGTGGGGCACCACATGCAAGGATCATCCATACATCAAg ATGGTGATGGAGAGCGGAGATTGGCTGGTCGGTGGAGATCTCCAGGTACTGGATCGGATCTACTGGAATGACGGGCTGGATAGTTACAGGCTCACACCAACCGAACTCAAGCAGAAGTTTAAAGAAATGAACGCAG ATGCTGTTTTTGCATTTCAACTCCGGAACCCAGTACATAATGGCCACGCGCTGCTCATGCAGGACACACAGCGGCGTCTAATTGAACGTGGCTACCGCCGACCCGTGCTTCTGCTTCACCCGCTGGGTGGCTGGACCAAAGATGATGATGTGCCACTGGCCTGGCGCATGAAACAGCATGCAGCCGTGCTGGAGGAGGGACTGCTTGACCCCAACTCCACCATAGTGGCCATATTCCCTTCACCGATGATGTATGCTGGCCCAACTGAG GTCCAGTGGCACTGTAGGGCCCGGATGGTGGCTGGAGCCAACTTTTACATAGTGGGCCGTGACCCCGCCGGAATGCCTCACCCAGACACAGGTAAAGACCTCTACGAGCCCTCCCATGGGGCTAAAGTTCTCACCATGGCCCCTGGGCTCATATCACTGGAAATCGTCCCTTTCAAAGTGGCAGCCTACAATAAAGTCAAGAAGGCCATGGATTTTTATGACCCCAAAAA ACACCAGGACTATGACTTCATCTCAGGAACCCGCATGCGGAGGATGGCTCGCGAGGGCCAGAACCCTCCGGAAGGCTTCATGGCGCCCAAAGCCTGGAATGTTCTCAAGGAATACTACCAGTCTTTAGAGAAGGCCTAA